The following nucleotide sequence is from Streptomyces sp. HUAS CB01.
AGGTCTCCTGGGTGGAGATCAGCGGCGGGGCGAGCTGGACGACCGGGTCGCCGCGGTCGTCGGCACGGCAGTACAGGCCGGCGTCGAACAGCGCCTTGGAGAGGAAGCCGTAGAGGACGCGCTCGGTCTCCTCCTCGTTGAAGGACTCCTTGGTGTTCTTGTCCTTCACGAGCTCGATGCCGTAGAAGAAGCCGTTGCCGCGGACGTCGCCGACGATCGGCAGGTCGTGCAGCTTCTGCAGCGTCGAGAGGAACGCGCCCTCGTTGTCCAGGACGTGCTGGTTGAGCTTCTCGCGCTCGAACAGGTCGAGGTTGGCGAGGCCGACGGCCGCGGAGACCGGGTGGCCGCCGAACGTGTAGCCGTGCAGGAAGGTGTTGTCGCCCTTGTAGAAGGGCTCGGCGAGCCGGTCGGAGACGATGCAGGCACCGATCGGGGAGTAGCCCGAGGTCATGCCCTTCGCGCAGGTGATCATGTCCGGCACGTAGCCGAACTTGTCGCAGGCGAAGGTCTTGCCGAGACGGCCGAAGGCGCAGATGACCTCGTCGGAGACCAGCAGCACGTCGTACTGGTCGCAGATCTCACGAACCCGCTGGAAGTACCCGGGCGGGGGCGGGAAGCAGCCGCCGGCGTTCTGCACGGGCTCCAGGAAGACCGCGGCGACGGTGTCGGGACCCTCGAAGAGGATCTGCTGTTCGATCTGGTCGGCGGCCCAGCGGCCGAAGGCCTCGGGGTCGTCGCCGTGCAGCGGCGCGCGGTAGATGTTGGTGTTCGGGACCTTGTGCGCACCCGGCACCAGCGGCTCGAACGGGGCCTTCAGACCCGGCAGACCGGTGATGGACAGGGCGCCCTGCGGCGTGCCGTGGTACGCGACCGCGCGGGAGATCACCTTGTACTTGGTCGGCTTGCCGATGAGCTTGAAGTACTGCTTGGCGAGCTTCCACGCGGTCTCGACCGCCTCACCGCCGCCGGTGGTGAAGAAGACCTTGTTGAGGTCGCCGGGGGCCTCGTTGGCGAGGCGCTCGGCGAGCTCGACCGCCTTCGGGTGGGCGTAGGACCACACCGGGAAGAACGCCAGCTCCTCGGCCTGACGGGCGGCCACCTCGGCCAGCTCCCGGCGGCCGTGGCCCGCCTGGACCACGAACAGGCCGGCGAGGCCGTCGAGGTAGCGCTTGCCCTTGTCGTCGTAGATGTAGGTGCCTTCACCGCGCACGATGGTGGGCACGGGGGAGTTCTCGTACGACGACATGCGGGTGAAGTGCATCCACAGGTGGTCGTAGGCGGACTTGGAGAGGTCGCTGCGGTCCTTGCTCACGGCTATCGGGTTCCCCACATGTAGGTCTGCTTCTTGAGCTTGAGGTAGACGAAGCTCTCGGTGGAGCGCACACCGGGGAGGGTGCGGATGCGCCGGTTGATCACTTCAAGCAGGTGGTCGTCGTCCTCGCAGACGATCTCCACCATCAGGTCGAACGAGCCCGCCGTCATGACGACGTACTCGCACTCGGACATCGCGGTCAGCGCATCTGCCACCGGGTCCAGGTCGCCCTCGACGTTGATCCCGACCATCGCCTGGCGCCGCAGGCCCACGGTGAGCGGGTCCGTGACGGCGACGATCTGCATCACGCCTTGGTCGAGCAGCTTCTGGACGCGCTGCCGGACCGCCGCCTCGGAAAGGCCCACGGCCTTGCCTATCGCGGCGTAGGGACGGCGCCCGTCCTCCTGCAGCTGCTCGATGATCGCCAGGGAGACGGCATCGATCGTGGGGGAGGTACCGCCGCCCCCGGTCCTGGAGTCTGTGCTTCGACTGGCCACGAGCACACTGTGCACCGGAGTCGTAGATTCCGCAACCTGCGAGCGATGAAATTCGTTGTTGAGCGAATGAAAAGGCACCGATTTCGAAGACGAACGGGGTTGGGTCTGTCGAAAGCGTCACTCGTCGGGCTAGCCTGGGCCGCGTAGTGTGGGGGTGTCTCACCCATCGGACATCTGAGGAGGGGTGGCTGTGACCACCGAACTGCGTCGTCTGCGCAATTACATCGACGGAGAGTTCCGGGACGCCGCTGACGGGCGGACCATCGAGGTGGTCAACCCGGCCACAGGCGAGGCGTACGCGACCTCCCCGCTGTCCGGCCAGGCGGACGTGGACGCCGCCATGGCGGCAGCCGCCGCGGCGTTCCCGGCCTGGCGCGACACCACGCCGGCCGAGCGCCAGAAGGCCCTGCTGAAGATCGCGGACGCCTTCGAGGAGCGGGCCGAGGAGCTGATCGCGGCCGAGTCGGAGAACACCGGCAAGCCGCTCGGGCTCACCCGCAGCGAAGAGATCCCGCCCATGGTCGACCAGATCCGCTTCTTCGCGGGCGCGGCCCGGATGCTCGAGGGCCGCTCGGCCGGTGAGTACATGGAGGGGCTGACCTCCATCGTGCGCCGTGAGCCGGTCGGCGTCTGCGCGCAGGTCGCCCCGTGGAACTACCCCATGATGATGGCGGTGTGGAAGTTCGCCCCGGCCCTGGCCGCCGGCAACACCGTGGTGCTGAAGCCGTCGGACACCACCCCGGCCTCCACCGTCCTGATCGCCGAGATCATCGGCTCGATCGTCCCCAAGGGCGTCTTCAACGTCATCTGCGGCGACCGCGACACCGGCCGCGCGATGGTCGAGCACCCGGTCCCGGCGATGGCCTCCATCACCGGTTCCGTACGGGCCGGTATGCAGGTCGCCGAGTCGGCGTCGAAGGACCTCAAGCGCGTGCACCTGGAGCTGGGCGGCAAGGCGCCGGTCGTGGTGTTCGAGGACACCGACATCGCGAAGGCCGTCGAGGACATCTCGGTCGCCGGGTTCTTCAACGCCGGCCAGGACTGTACGGCCGCCACGCGTGTGCTCGTGCACGAGTCCATCCACGACGAGTTCGTGAGCGCCCTGGCCAAGGCCGCGCAGGAGACCAAGACCGGCATGCCGGACGACGAGGACGTGCTGTTCGGCCCGCTCAACAACGAGAACCAGCTGAAGCAGGTCTCCGGCTTCATCGACCGGCTCCCGGCCCACGCGAAGGTCGAGGCCGGTGGTCAGCGCGTCGGCGACAAGGGCTACTTCTACGCCCCGACGGTCGTCTCCGGCCTGAAGCAGGACGACGAGATCATCCAGAACGAGGTCTTCGGCCCGGTCATCACGGTCCAGTCCTTCACCGACGAGGCGCAGGCCGTCGAGTACGCGAACGGCGTGGAGTACGCGCTCGCGTCCTCGGTGTGGACGAAGGACCACTCCCGCGCGATGCGCATGTCCAAGGTGCTGGACTTCGGCTGTGTGTGGATCAACACCCACATCCCGCTGGTCGCCGAGATGCCGCACGGCGGCTTCAAGAAGTCGGGCTACGGCAAGGACCTGTCGGCGTACGGCTTCGACGACTACACGCGCATCAAGCACGTGATGACGTCCCTGGACGCGTAACGCGTCCCCGCGGGGCGTTCGAGCGTCCCGCGACATTGCACGAGGCCACCGGGGCCGTTGCCCCGGTGGCCTCGTGCATGCGCGGCCCCGGGCCCTGACGGCTCCGATGCCGTGGCCGGACCGGAGCCGGTGGCGGTGGTGGAGCCGGAGCCGGTGCACGTGCCGGACCGCCGGTGGCCGGGCTCCCGTACCCGCGGCCCGTGACGTCCTCGCCGACTCGGCCGACGAGGAGACCGCCGCGCCGGCCGAGGACCCGCTGATCTTCCCCGACGCCGCGATGCGCCGGCGCCTGGCGATCGCCCGGGACGTCACCTCGGCGGAGCGGCGGGAGTTCGAGAACCCCCGGAACGGGATCGTGGGGCTGCAGGCCGTGGAGGCGCGCGTGTGAACGCGGCGGACGGCGGCCGGCGGGCCGGGCGGAAGCTCCGGCCGCCGGGATGAGCCGCCGGTCCGTGGCGCGGCCGTCAGCGCTTGCGGCCCACCGCGCCGAACTGCGCCACCTCCACGGTGGTCGCCCCGCCGTCGCGCCAGCGGGCGCAGGAGACGATGCCGGGCTCCAGCAGGTCCAGCCCTTCGAAGAAGGCCGCGACCTCGGCACGGGTGCGGGCCGTGATCGGCGGCGTCGCGTTCTCGTTCCAGAACGCCATGGCCTCCGCGTTGCCCTCGCCGCCGAGTTCCAGCGTCGGGTGGGTCAGGGCGAGGTAACTGCCCGACGGGACGGCGTCCATGACGC
It contains:
- a CDS encoding aspartate aminotransferase family protein — translated: MGNPIAVSKDRSDLSKSAYDHLWMHFTRMSSYENSPVPTIVRGEGTYIYDDKGKRYLDGLAGLFVVQAGHGRRELAEVAARQAEELAFFPVWSYAHPKAVELAERLANEAPGDLNKVFFTTGGGEAVETAWKLAKQYFKLIGKPTKYKVISRAVAYHGTPQGALSITGLPGLKAPFEPLVPGAHKVPNTNIYRAPLHGDDPEAFGRWAADQIEQQILFEGPDTVAAVFLEPVQNAGGCFPPPPGYFQRVREICDQYDVLLVSDEVICAFGRLGKTFACDKFGYVPDMITCAKGMTSGYSPIGACIVSDRLAEPFYKGDNTFLHGYTFGGHPVSAAVGLANLDLFEREKLNQHVLDNEGAFLSTLQKLHDLPIVGDVRGNGFFYGIELVKDKNTKESFNEEETERVLYGFLSKALFDAGLYCRADDRGDPVVQLAPPLISTQETFDEIEQILRGVLSEAWSKL
- a CDS encoding Lrp/AsnC family transcriptional regulator, producing MASRSTDSRTGGGGTSPTIDAVSLAIIEQLQEDGRRPYAAIGKAVGLSEAAVRQRVQKLLDQGVMQIVAVTDPLTVGLRRQAMVGINVEGDLDPVADALTAMSECEYVVMTAGSFDLMVEIVCEDDDHLLEVINRRIRTLPGVRSTESFVYLKLKKQTYMWGTR
- a CDS encoding gamma-aminobutyraldehyde dehydrogenase, with protein sequence MTTELRRLRNYIDGEFRDAADGRTIEVVNPATGEAYATSPLSGQADVDAAMAAAAAAFPAWRDTTPAERQKALLKIADAFEERAEELIAAESENTGKPLGLTRSEEIPPMVDQIRFFAGAARMLEGRSAGEYMEGLTSIVRREPVGVCAQVAPWNYPMMMAVWKFAPALAAGNTVVLKPSDTTPASTVLIAEIIGSIVPKGVFNVICGDRDTGRAMVEHPVPAMASITGSVRAGMQVAESASKDLKRVHLELGGKAPVVVFEDTDIAKAVEDISVAGFFNAGQDCTAATRVLVHESIHDEFVSALAKAAQETKTGMPDDEDVLFGPLNNENQLKQVSGFIDRLPAHAKVEAGGQRVGDKGYFYAPTVVSGLKQDDEIIQNEVFGPVITVQSFTDEAQAVEYANGVEYALASSVWTKDHSRAMRMSKVLDFGCVWINTHIPLVAEMPHGGFKKSGYGKDLSAYGFDDYTRIKHVMTSLDA